The Cydia amplana chromosome 11, ilCydAmpl1.1, whole genome shotgun sequence genome includes a region encoding these proteins:
- the LOC134652446 gene encoding cAMP-dependent protein kinase type I regulatory subunit, with protein MEEEHCLHECESYIQSHNIQVLLKDCIVQLCVNKPENPVTFLRQYLQKLEREQVKAAAAAAAASEGEADGELSPLPVPGGQLPRRRGGISAEPMTEEDVTSYVKKVVPKDYKTMGALSRAIASNVLFTHLDESERADMFDAMFPVQFLPGETVIRQGDEGDNFYIIHSGEVEVLVNGEPVTGIGEGGSFGELALIYGTPRAATVRARTALKLWGLDRDSYRRILMGSTIRKRKMYDEFLSRVSILESLEKWERLTVADALEPVSFTDGETIVRQGEPGDDFYIIVEGTAVVLQQRSGQAEGAAVEVGRLGPSDYFGEIALLLDRPRAATVRAAGPLKCVKLDRARFERVLGLCADILKRNIAQYNSFVSLSV; from the exons atggagGAAGAACACTGTTTACACGAATGTGAAAGTTACATTCAAAGCCATAACATTCAAGTGTTATTAAAAGATTGTATTGTACAGCTTTGTGTTAATAAGCCAGAAAATCCAGTTACGTTTCTCAGACAATATTTGCAAAAATTGGAACGG GAGCAAGTGAAAGCGGCTGCGGCAGCTGCGGCTGCATCCGAAGGCGAAGCAGATGGAGAGCTGTCGCCGCTGCCCGTGCCTGGCGGGCAGCTGCCCCGGCGACGCGGCGGCATCAGCGCTGAGCCCATGACAGAAGAGGATGTTACTAGTTATGTTAAAAAG GTGGTGCCAAAAGACTACAAGACTATGGGTGCCCTGTCCCGTGCCATCGCTTCCAACGTGCTCTTCACACACCTGGACGAGTCTGAGCGGGCGGACATGTTCGACGCCATGTTCCCGGTTCAGTTCCTCCCCGGAGAGACCGTCATACGGCAGGGGGACGAGGGGGACAACTTCTATATTATACACTCGGGCGAAGTCGAG GTGCTGGTGAACGGCGAGCCGGTGACGGGCATCGGCGAGGGCGGCAGCTTCGGCGAGCTGGCGCTCATCTACGGCACGCCGCGCGCCGCCACCGTGCGCGCGCGCACCGCGCTCAAGCTGTGGGGGCTCGACCGCGACTCCTACCGCCGCATCCTCATGGGCTCCACCATCCGCAAGCGCAAGATGTACGACGAGTTCCTGTCGCGCGTCTCCATACTAG AGAGCTTAGAGAAATGGGAGCGGCTGACGGTCGCGGACGCGCTCGAGCCCGTGTCGTTCACCGACGGCGAGACCATCGTGCGCCAGGGCGAGCCCGGAGACGActtttatattattgttgaaG GTACGGCGGTGGTGCTGCAGCAGCGCAGCGGGCAGGCGGAAGGCGCGGCCGTGGAGGTGGGCCGGCTGGGCCCCTCGGACTACTTCGGCGAGATCGCGCTGCTGCTCGACCGGCCGCGCGCCGCCACCGTGCGCGCCGCCGGCCCGCTCAAGTGCGTCAAGCTCGACCGCGCCAG GTTCGAGCGCGTGTTGGGGCTGTGTGCAGACATCCTGAAGCGCAACATTGCACAGTACAATAGTTTTGTGTCTCTGTCCGTGTAA
- the LOC134652445 gene encoding ATP-dependent DNA helicase Q4 — protein sequence MDIIESIKKDKAYIKYKLIVKNWENEFKNAHSRTPSKFDIKEAPSKIKYAYKKYFQLKSSALENSLSIGIDDEPLGSPDQSHFESAFETLSPPTEQLVATLPSGSQLNELLSNVSSFKKEPLKNIQTLSPFTDKLSKKLFQNKQFSLRNPRKLSLHKSQSVIESKIENDSELNKIESLSTTLTQIDTQKFSVSNYDLPRTFGTSTPDIKKAPSIRKFNQGWLERATGMSLHDMATATPGENPKTFGLGNISVPVIAPVGKTRTEEVIAAEPDEDKCEDVVENSESEGEDISFSKLKPALKKRKLEEAINITRSQPLDDLAKTSKVEPDKSQSPEKPSKNKRKKRVVKKGPKNIDTDTKEQHPPDIAEYMPFGIENVKPRHSNVTDILKTVEDSVKYDNIESDTEATGKLENKIKNGTLNDNFVRINIEKKVFVRGKKSINFSKYKKQQYKDKKALHAGMEFPEAGKMLCFKCGKSGHMARYCTAHKGETLLPLESYDENSIPSLEDIENIVNNETNKLSLPEQLSTSVYEASAIPESFLKMLANTPSSDEREVKPIYSNNEETSTALHEALAMFGHKSFRPGQEQAIKRILAGMSTLLILSTGGGKSLCYQLPAYIYSQHYKCITLVISPLVSLMEDQVLSMPDFLKAGCLHTNQPPTQRKKIIQCLKDGEINILLISPEALISGDSSNGFAGLFKSLPPIAFACIDEAHCVSQWSHNFRPSYLMICRVLREKLNVKCILGLTATASQSTIRSVISHIDIPDGLTGVITNPALPDNLYLSVSFEKDKDRALVSYLTSERISSFNSIIVYCIRRDECERVAAVLRSSLQEPGKISMEAKNKKRKRMSYISEAYHAGMSGAQRKKIQKQFMDGTLRIIVATVAFGMGINKSDIRCIIHYNMPSSFESYVQEVGRAGRDGQPAYCHVFMSSSSSDKNELLKHIHANTIDRSTVRKLLQKVFIPCDCNKRSDESTSKSANSIQRCKGHEVGIPIDVTVEELDLPSENIATLLCYIELHPKKYIKVLNNAYTMCKMSSYGGPQKIIEAAKTCPALAMAVLMESKKQKDISKINVLEFDVIEVAAAIGWESGMTKYHLKNLEWVTDGATSRRSQLKIEFHTLGFKIKAPGDLTPAELDCMLDDLHNLVMIQEKAMLYQLEESHAAFSKLGSNSVASKELSQDNLVAKSNELKSTIRNYFQREEHFASGIECQERPIDTERVISDVRALIASYRDCSFNGRSIARIFQGISSPNFPAIVWGRCKFWRAHIHEDFYGIIRLATQQLIQMKNV from the coding sequence ATGGACATCATTGAATCAATAAAAAAAGACAAAGCCTATATCAAATACAAATTGATAGTTAAAAATTGGGAGAACGAATTTAAAAACGCTCACTCACGAACACCTTCTAAATTTGACATAAAAGAAGCTCCGTCTAAGATAAAGTATGCTTACAAGAAATATTTTCAGTTAAAAAGTTCAGCACTAGAAAACTCATTGTCTATCGGTATTGATGATGAGCCTCTTGGATCTCCAGATCAATCACACTTTGAAAGTGCCTTTGAAACTTTAAGTCCTCCTACTGAACAACTAGTTGCCACCTTGCCTAGTGGAtctcaacttaatgaattacTGTCTAATGTATCATCATTTAAAAAAGAGCCTTTGAAAAACATTCAAACGCTAAGCCCATTTACAGACAAGCTTTCAAAAAAACTGTTTCAGAATAAGCAGTTTTCCTTGAGGAATCCTAGGAAATTATCATTGCATAAGTCACAGTCTGTGATTGAAAGCAAAATTGAGAATGACAGTGAGTTGAACAAGATTGAAAGTTTGTCCACCACACTGACACAAATTGACACTCAGAAATTTTCTGTGAGTAATTATGATTTACCCAGAACCTTTGGCACAAGCACCCCAGATATTAAGAAAGCTCCATCTATTAGAAAATTTAATCAGGGATGGCTAGAAAGGGCAACTGGAATGTCATTACATGATATGGCAACCGCAACACCTGGTGAAAATCCTAAAACATTTGGCTTGGGAAATATTTCAGTACCGGTTATTGCACCAGTTGGCAAGACGAGAACAGAAGAGGTGATTGCGGCTGAGCCTGATGAAGATAAATGTGAAGATGTTGTAGAAAATAGTGAATCTGAAGGGGAAGATATCTCTTTTTCCAAACTGAAGCCCGCCCTTAAAAAAAGGAAACTAGAGGAGGCAATAAATATTACCAGATCACAACCACTGGATGATCTTGCAAAAACTAGCAAAGTAGAACCTGATAAAAGTCAAAGTCCGGAAAAGCCCTccaaaaataaaagaaagaagAGAGTTGTGAAAAAAGGGCCTAAAAATATAGATACTGATACTAAAGAACAACATCCTCCTGACATTGCAGAGTATATGCCATTTGGCATTGAAAATGTAAAGCCAAGGCATTCTAATGTCACAGACATACTAAAAACTGTGGAAGATTCTGTTAAATATGACAATATTGAAAGTGATACTGAAGCTACAGgtaaattagaaaataaaataaaaaatggcacCCTAAATGATAACTTTGTAAGAAtcaacatagagaaaaaagtatTTGTCCGTGGCAAAAAAAGTATAAATTTTTCTAAATACAAGAAACAGCAATATAAAGACAAGAAAGCTCTTCATGCTGGCATGGAGTTTCCAGAGGCAGGAAAGATGTTATGTTTCAAGTGTGGTAAGTCAGGCCATATGGCAAGATATTGCACAGCTCACAAAGGAGAAACTCTTTTGCCATTAGAAAGCTATGACGAAAATAGTATTCCCTCTTTAGAAGATATAGAGAACATTGTTAATAACGAAACTAATAAATTATCTCTCCCAGAACAACTTAGTACATCTGTTTATGAAGCCAGTGCTATTCCGGAGTCATTCCTGAAAATGCTTGCTAACACACCCTCAAGTGATGAAAGAGAAGTAAAACCAATATACTCCAATAATGAGGAAACTTCAACTGCTTTACATGAAGCACTTGCTATGTTTGGTCACAAATCTTTTCGACCTGGACAAGAACAAGCAATTAAGCGTATACTAGCTGGTATGTCCACATTGTTAATATTGTCAACAGGTGGAGGAAAATCACTCTGCTATCAACTCCCAGCATATATTTACAGCCAGCACTACAAATGCATTACTTTAGTCATATCACCGCTGGTTTCTCTGATGGAGGACCAAGTGTTAAGTATGCCAGATTTCCTCAAAGCTGGATGCTTGCATACTAATCAGCCACCAACACAACGCAAGAAAATTATACAATGTTTGAAAGATGGGGAGATAAATATTCTCCTAATATCACCAGAAGCATTAATATCAGGGGACTCATCGAATGGGTTTGCAGGGTTGTTCAAATCATTGCCACCCATTGCATTTGCGTGCATTGACGAAGCACATTGTGTTTCACAATGGAGCCACAACTTTAGACCAAGTTATTTAATGATTTGTAGGGTGCTACGAGAAAAGCTAAACGTTAAATGCATCCTTGGCCTAACTGCAACTGCAAGTCAATCAACAATAAGAAGTGTGATTAGTCATATTGACATTCCTGATGGATTGACTGGCGTTATAACTAACCCCGCCCTTCCTGATAACCTGTACTTATCAGTATCATTTGAGAAAGATAAAGATAGGGCATTGGTTTCGTACCTGACTTCGGAACGTATAAGTTCTTTTAATTCTATTATAGTATATTGTATAAGAAGAGATGAATGTGAAAGAGTGGCTGCTGTGCTAAGATCATCCCTTCAAGAACCTGGCAAGATtagtatggaagcaaaaaacaaaaaaagaaagagAATGTCCTACATATCTGAAGCTTACCATGCTGGCATGTCTGGAGCTCAGAGAAAGAAAATTCAAAAGCAGTTCATGGATGGCACATTAAGAATAATTGTGGCTACTGTAGCTTTTGGCATGGGGATAAACAAGTCTGATATCAGATGCATCATTCATTATAATATGCCAAGCAGTTTTGAATCTTATGTGCAAGAAGTCGGCAGAGCAGGAAGGGATGGACAACCTGCTTATTGTCATGTGTTTATGAGCAGTAGCAGCAGCGATAAGAATGAGTTGCTAAAACATATCCACGCAAACACAATAGATAGATCAACAGTCAGAAAATTACTTCAAAAAGTGTTTATCCCTTGTGACTGCAACAAACGCAGTGATGAATCAACATCGAAATCTGCTAATTCTATACAAAGATGTAAAGGACATGAGGTTGGCATTCCAATTGATGTCACAGTGGAAGAATTAGACTTGCCTTCTGAAAATATTGCAACCTTACTATGTTACATAGAGCTGCATCCAAAGAAATATATCAAAGTTCTGAATAATGCTTACACAATGTGCAAAATGTCGTCTTATGGAGGACCGCAAAAGATTATTGAAGCTGCAAAGACTTGTCCTGCCCTCGCAATGGCTGTTTTGATggagtcaaaaaagcaaaaagaTATATCAAAAATTAATGTTTTGGAATTTGATGTTATTGAGGTAGCTGCTGCCATAGGTTGGGAAAGTGGCAtgacaaaatatcatttgaaaaatttagaGTGGGTAACAGACGGCGCGACATCTCGACGATCACAACTGAAGATAGAATTTCATACCCTCGGCTTTAAGATCAAGGCGCCAGGTGACCTCACACCAGCTGAACTCGACTGCATGCTGGACGATCTTCACAACTTAGTCATGATCCAGGAAAAAGCTATGTTATATCAGTTAGAAGAAAGCCATGCGGCATTTAGTAAGCTGGGCAGCAACTCTGTGGCAAGCAAGGAATTATCGCAAGATAATCTTGTCGCGAAATCTAACGAGCTTAAGTCGACAATACGTAATTATTTCCAAAGGGAGGAGCACTTTGCCAGTGGTATTGAATGCCAAGAACGTCCTATAGACACAGAAAGAGTGATAAGTGACGTAAGAGCTTTAATCGCTTCATATAGAGATTGTAGCTTCAATGGACGTAGTATAGCCAGAATATTTCAAGGTATATCTTCGCCAAACTTTCCAGCTATCGTTTGGGGCAGGTGTAAATTTTGGAGAGCCCATATTCATGAGGATTTTTACGGAATCATCCGATTGGCGACACAGCAGTTAattcaaatgaaaaatgtttaa